From the genome of candidate division TA06 bacterium, one region includes:
- a CDS encoding mechanosensitive ion channel family protein: protein MKEFFQQLPGWLKSGLALKGLILLGLGFFAAQVLARMAEKAAAKKSEKHTAMMIGKVVYYAVIVLVLAAALDIFNVKLTAILAAAGIMSVALGFAAQTSVANIVSGFFLLMDRPFEIDDVIDFEGQQGTVTSIDLLSTKLRTFDNLYVRIPNENLIKNKIVNLTRYKTRRLCLHFKLGPETDIAAAKKIILDAARGYQHTLADPHPFTVVQGFGESGTRLDLFLWVKGEAYLQSLSDLNENIRRALLARGIRLAFPHREIINKS from the coding sequence ATGAAAGAATTCTTCCAGCAGCTGCCGGGCTGGCTAAAATCCGGCCTGGCCCTAAAAGGCCTGATACTGTTAGGCCTTGGTTTCTTCGCCGCCCAGGTCCTGGCCAGAATGGCCGAAAAGGCCGCCGCCAAAAAATCGGAGAAGCACACCGCCATGATGATCGGCAAGGTGGTCTACTATGCGGTGATCGTGCTGGTGCTGGCGGCGGCGCTGGACATCTTCAACGTCAAATTGACCGCCATCCTGGCGGCGGCCGGCATCATGTCGGTGGCTTTGGGCTTCGCCGCCCAGACCTCGGTGGCCAACATCGTTTCCGGATTCTTCCTGCTGATGGACCGGCCCTTTGAGATCGACGACGTGATAGACTTTGAGGGACAGCAGGGCACTGTCACCTCCATCGATCTGCTGTCCACCAAATTGCGGACATTCGACAATCTCTATGTCCGGATACCAAACGAGAACCTGATCAAGAACAAAATAGTGAACCTTACCCGGTATAAGACCCGGCGTCTCTGTTTGCACTTCAAGCTGGGCCCCGAAACCGATATTGCCGCTGCCAAGAAAATAATTTTGGACGCAGCCCGCGGCTACCAGCATACCCTGGCCGATCCCCACCCCTTTACCGTGGTCCAGGGTTTCGGCGAAAGCGGCACCAGGCTGGACCTTTTCCTGTGGGTCAAGGGCGAAGCCTATCTCCAGAGCCTCTCCGACCTGAACGAGAACATCAGACGGGCCCTGTTGGCGCGCGGGATAAGGCTGGCCTTCCCCCACCGCGAGATCATCAATAAGAGTTAG